The window GTCATCCAGGTAGGTGGCCGTCACGAGGCAGTGACGCAATAAGATGGGATTTGAGAGGATGGAGCTGGGAACGAGACATCACTGGGACGGAGTAGGGGCCACAGAAACATTTCTGGTGCCAGGGGTAGTGGGCGGGGCAGAGCTGTGGCTCCCGGGGAAGAGGCGGGTTCGGTGTGCCTGACACCCAGTGGCCCGTTTTGTCGCCTTGCAGATTGTTCGGGGTGGTTTCCGCCTCTGCTTGTCTGGCTTCCAGGCCCTCGACATGCCTTCGCCTGCAGGGCCCCTCTGGATTCTCGGCGATGTCTTCTTGCGGACCTACGTAGCCGTCTTCGACCGCGGGAACCTGACGAGCGAGGCCCGAGTGGGGCTGGCGCGCTCTCGCTTTGGGGAAACCCGACCACGAAGGGGTGGGCCTGCGCAGGCGCAGTTCTCCGGTTGGCCCCTCGGTTAGGCGCATGCGCACCGAGCGGTAGTCGAGGCCCAGGTACTCCGTAAAAATCCGTTCTTACCATTGACTCTACCTgggtcacttttttcttttttttaagcgcGTGATTTTTGGAGAGAAAAGTTAGTGTCCAGCTCTCTGacttgaggaagaaaggaaggagaaaggtatCACTCCTTTTCTCCAGGGCAGGGCTCCCGCCGGTGCGGAGGTCTTGTACTACGAATCCCAGGAGGCCCTTCGCCTACGCTGTCTATAGACAGAGGCGTCCGGCACCGCGAAGCCTCATGGACCTTGTATTCCAGGCCGTGTTCTCGTCTTGCCGGGGGCGGGCGCAGCCACAACATGCGTGGGAGGCGACAGGTCGCGACGGCAGCGACAGGTGGCAGTGGGGGGTGGTGCCTGAATCGTAAAGGGCTTTCCAACCTTTGTTTTAAGGGGAGGGGATATGATTCCCGCAGACTTCAacctctgtccttcctttctccccttggGATTCCGAGACCCCTGGGTCCGCCATAAAGGCGGGGCTTGAAGCCCCCGGGTTGGGGGAGCTGTGCTGTCCCTCCTCCGGCGATGATGTCATTCCCCCCCTCCGCAGCTTCTTGCTGCCCTGAGCTGCCGGGGCTGGGTCACCCCTCCCCCAACGCCAGCCCCGGATTCCCCCATCCCCGCCCCGCCTCGACTTGGGGTGAGtacggggggagggggagaaggcacAGGGTCCGGGGGCGGTAAAACGACCCAAATCCCAGTTTTGGAGGCGAGAGACCCGGGAGATGGGGACTCAAAGATTACAGCGGAGAAATTCTTCCTTAATAACGAGCTTTGGGAGCCAAGGTTCTTGGAAGGCCTGGGGGGACCAAGGATCGTAGGCGGAGAGTCTCCATATTTTCAGCTTTACTGTTCGGGAGACCCTCTTTCCTGGATTTATAACTGATGGGAATGGGGGTGGAGGAACGAGGCCGGGATCCTAGAAGTCGGGAAGCGGGAGACCCTTTCCCAGTTCCAGGGCCttggagaatgggggaggggggatgagggGGGCGCCAAGGATGACAGAGGTGGGAGTTTGGAGCTTTCAGGAATTTTGTGCCTGGAGGACCAGAAAAAGGATAGattgggaaggaggggtgggaaaGGGCTGGAAACCAGGACAGACATTGGTCTACAGCCTCCTGGTGTCCATCGCCCCAAATCAAGTCCGCTTCCCCCTGGTCTGTTTGCAGGGCTGGGTGTCCCATACCCGGAGCCTACATTATGCCTCCAGTCGCCTACCCCATGGGTATAGACTCGAGGCTCACAAATCCCCCACATACCCTGGTGGGTCCTGGAGAGGGCCAGGAGGGAGTGGTGACATTCAGTTTTCCCTGGACCTGATGGAGTCTGGACTATACTGTTACTCCTTGCCCCAGGGCCTCCGCCCCGCTCCCATGGTCTCTAATCTGGAGTCTCATCCCATATCGTCCCCTATGGCAGCCCCCTCGCCCACAGCCCCCACCTTCTCCCACACCTTCTGACCTCTGCAAAAACGCTGATTTGGTAACTGGATCCCGTGCCTGGCTGCTGtcaaaagcagaagagaaaagtagagttgggggaggggagaggatatAAGGGAGCATAGCTGATTTTTAGGTGTTTACCCTAGTCCCTACTCCCACCCCTAGTGCCTACCCAACCCCTCCTCCAGCCACCACCCCCACTCGTGACTTGCTCAGAAACCTCACTCAACCCAAGCCTCAACCTAAGCCCAGTCCCTCACCTCAGGATTCACTGCTTCTGCCTGGGGATACACCAGAATTCAGGGTAGAGAAGAGTAGGAAGTTTTGAtgtcttttctctgccttcctgggTCCCATCAGGGGCTTGAGTACCGCCCAAGGTCGGGGGGGTGGTGAAGGAAATACCTCCTTGGTCTGCAGGACAGGCTCCACTTCTGCAACTCTCCGCAGTGACGCAGCCTCGGGTCCTGGCCAGGATGGGGGGTAGAGGGGGTGATGGAGGGACAGAGACCAAAGGACAGCGGGACAAAGTCCCAAAGAAGTGGAGACAGAGCCTCATAAGGGGATGAAAGAGGCACGGGGAGTGGGGATAGAGACCCGCATAGggtgacagagagaaaaaggagagaaagagaaaaggcacttacagaggagggagagagacggaggagaggaaaaagataCTGACAGAGAGGTCGTCAGAGAACAAGAGCAAGGGGGACAGAGatgcagatgaatggatagagacggggggtggggggtacaggctgggagaggggagtggaggacagagacacaaagaagagggagagagacccagggagaggaagacaagGGCCTAGGGCAAGGAGGACAGCGCCCCAGAGAGGGAGTGGAggacagagacacaaagagaagagacagagaccgggagggggcagaggcccagagagagagagagacaaatcccTGAGAATAAGCTACAGAGACCAGGAGaaagagactggggtggggggacggaGACACAGTTGGGGGAGAGGAGACTGAACCTTAGGGAGAAGGAAGTAAAGACTCAGAAGGAGGGGAACAGATTCAGAGAACAATGAGACAGAGACCCGGAGGGAGGGTAGAGACTTAGAAAAGAGGGTCCAGAGTCTCAGCGGGGCGAGGGCAGAGACGAGGGGACAAATAAATACTCAGAGAAAGGGGATAGAAAGACATCGAGAGACACAAAAACGGGAGCGGGGGCGGGTGGGTAGGCGATACGAACCAGCCGCCGCACCTGCAGAGGGAGGCGGTGGGCCAGGGATAATGCAGCGGGAGAAAGCCCGCAGCCCCTGACCCGCCCCCTTCGCTCCCGCAGGCACCGCCTCCTCCCGCCGCAGCCGGGGCAGAAGCTGAGGCCCCCGCTCCAGCGCCTGCGCCCAGCTGCTCGGTGTCTGGCCAGCCAAGGGGGCGGGGCAGGACACGCCCCTCCACTAGCCCCGCCCCAACTCTCCGCTTCCGCCGGGACTTTCGGACACCTAGCCCCGCTCTATTTCTCATTGGCCCCGCTTATTTCCTCAGCCTAGCCAGTTTCCCGGCGCTTAGGTTTCTCCCCTCCGCCACCCTTAAGGCTCTCTCTTCACCTGTCCTCATCCATCCCTTGGTTCTGCAGTCTGCAGTCCGCTGTTATCTAGACTTGGTCCCTTTTACATCACCAGTTGGAAGTTCTTGCAGCGCCCTCCAAAGCCCTGCTGACCCTCACGCCGCTCTCCCAGGTTCTCTGAGCCCAGACTCCCCGTTCCAGGTCCTATTCTTCCATCCAGCCCAGTAATTGTGTACTCTGCAGGTCTCACCTTTCCCGTAGCGTCCCCATACCCGTTCTGTACTCTCTTAGCCCTGCCCCAACCCCGCCTAGGCTGGTTGCTTTCAAGCCTCTTAGAGCCCCCAGTACTCCCCTAGTCTCGTCTTCCCACAGTCCATTCAAGACGGTTTCTGCCATTTGTAgatcccacccaccttcctcggtctcatccatccatcctgaCACTCCTTTTCCCGGCCCAGCCCTGTCTGACCAGGCCAAGCTTGCAACCCCGGCCCGACCCCTTCCTCGCTTCGTTCCCTTTCTTAGTCCTAGGCAGACGCTCTCAGGTTTCCAGGCCTCGCTTATATCCACTCCTGCTCACTGGGTCTCAGTCCCTATTCCTCCTTTCGGTCCAGCCTAGTGCCATTTCGCGCGAAAGTACGGTCTATTCTTCATTTCCAGTTCCCGCCCCTCGTTCAGTCTCGCCCCCTCACTACCCAGCCCAATTAGGACTGTTTCTAACTTTCCTAGGCCCTGCCTCTTCTTAAGATCCGCCCTGCCCGGACAAAGCAAAGTTAGGGGTCCAACCCGGctgtctccatctgcccctccccacaggctCCAGGTTGCCGGCTCTTTAGATCCTTTCTCTGTCCAATCAGGACCGTCTCCCCCATGCTAGTCAGAAGTCTTTAAGTAGTTTGGACTTGTCCACTCCCTCTGCTCCGCCCACTCCTTTCTTCAGTTCAATCAGATCTCTTTCTCATATCTAGTCCCACCCCCTCAGTTAGCTGCCCGTCCTGCCCATTTGGCACCTCGCTCGGACCTCCCCTTCTCTCGGAAAGATCCAATCGGTGTGTTTCACCTGCAGCCCCGCCCCGAGCAGCTAGGCTGTGTGGAgtccctgtccttccccctgcCTCGGCCCCGCCCTAGCGTCCCCAGACCAACCAGCTCTGTTCCGCCCCCACcaaggccccgccccctccacccgTCGCTTCTTCCACCCAATCACGTCTGCTTCTCCTCCTGCAGCCCCGCCCCCGACGCCCCGCCCCTTCAGCCCCGCCCCCCGTCCAATGCTGAGCTCAGTCTGCGTCTCGTCCTTCCGCGGGCGCCAGGGGGCCAGCAAGCAGCAGCCGGCGCCACCGCCGCAGCCGCCCGAGTCCCCGCCGCCGCTGCCCCCGCCGCCGTCACCGCCGCCGCTGCAGCAACAGCAGTTTGCGCAGCCCGGCTCCGCCGCGTCCCCGGCGGGCCCCCCGGCACCCCGCGGGCCCGGGGGCCGGCGCGCCGAGCCATGCCCCGGGCTGCCGGCGGCGGCCATGGGGCGGcacggcggcggcggtggcgacAGCGGCAAGATCGTGATCAACGTGGGCGGCGTGCGCCATGAGACGTACCGCTCGACGCTGCGCACCCTGCCGGGGACGCGGCTGGCCGGCCTGACGGAGCCGGAGGCGGCGGCGCGCTTCGACTACGATCCCGGCGCCGACGAGTTCTTCTTTGACCGGCACCCGGGAGTCTTCGCCTACGTGCTCAACTACTACCGCACAGGCAAGCTGCACTGTCCGGCCGACGTGTGCGGGCCTCTTTTCGAGGAGGAGCTCGGCTTCTGGGGCATCGACGAGACCGACGTGGAGGCCTGCTGCTGGATGACCTACCGGCAGCACCGCGACGCCGAAGAGGCGCTCGACTCCTTTGAGGCTCCGGACCCTGCGGGCGCAGCGAACGCCGCCAACGCCGCTGGCGCCCACGACGCGGGTCTGGACGACGaggcgggcgcgggcggcggcggcctgGACGGCGCGGGCGGCGAGCTCAAGCGCCTTTGCTTCCAGGACGCGGGCGGCGGCGCCGGGGGGCCGCCAGGGGGCGCGGGCGGCGCAGGCGGCACGTGGTGGCGCCGCTGGCAGCCCCGCGTGTGGGCGCTCTTCGAGGACCCCTACTCGTCGCGGGCCGCCAGGGTGAGCGTGCTCTCggagccccctccctcctccttctcctggaGATCCCAGCCTCTTGTGAATGCCCCATCCTAACCCTTAGAATCCCTTGGCCCATCCCAGCCCCTCCTGGTCTTCCTGGTCTCTGGGCTCCCCAGTGTCTTAGAAGCCTGTTTCCCCAAACCTGAGTCTCCTGTACTTTTCTGAACACACCCCCATCTCCTGACCATCCCCAGATCCTCAGAAGACGTTTCCGCAACCTTCAGAATCCTCCAGATCCCTCCAAACCCCACCCTGCTTCCCTAGGCTCCCCAAGACTCTTAGAAACTTCCTCCCCGAGTATGAATTTCCTGGGCGTCTGTGAACAACCTCACCCCTCCTTTCCTGGACTTCTCTGAGACCCTCAAAAGAATTTTCTCCAGCCCCGAGTCTTCTGAGCCCCTGCAAATCCTTTTTCACCTCTTTTGGCCACCCCGGAGACCCCAGAAGACCTTTCCGCAGCCCTGAGTTTCTTGGACCATCCCCAGACCCTCCGAAGACCTCCCTCCTTAGCCTTCAGTGTCCCAGACCCTGTGAACACTGCTCCTggcttcccctgccccctgcagttCCTCTGAagccctctctccagccctcagTCCCTCAAGTTCTACAACACCTCCctgattctttctccctttgcccctctccccgcacctcctcctctctccaaGTTTGAGTGTTCTGGCTATTTTTGAACCCTATTTCTGCCTCCAAAGTCTTAGAGGACTCCTCCGCCTTCATCTCAGAGCCTCCTAGACCCCTGTGAATCTCCAAACCACTTGCTCTGGCTAGGacactttccccctccctcttacTGCAACACTGAGCCTTGGGGAGTCTTCCTTTCTGGGACCCTCCAGTCCTCTGTGTTCACATATCTTCCTGCATCCTCCCCGCCAACTCCCATCCCAAGGACTTTCCCTATAAAGCTCCAGACTTCCCCCAAGCCTTTCACACTCCTCCTCAGTGTCTCCAGAAGAGCCTTGAGCCCCCATAATATGTCTTTCCTCTCCAGAAGCTCCCATATGCCTTCTTCATCCACAGATTCTCCCAGCTTCTTCTCCTTTCCACAGCCCACTCTTTATCTCTGGGATCCCCCATCCAGAGCCTCCTGGCCCTTTCCCAAGTCAGTCAACTGACTTTTCCTCCTGCTCCAGAACTTTACCGAACCTGTCTTTGGGACTCCCCCACAAGTTAGCAACCCCAAACCTCCTTCTCAAAATAGCTCCCACTTCTTTCCACCCTGCCTTGGTATCTTTCCACTGGTCCCTACCCTAGCCCTGCTCACTCCCCCATTCCCAAGCTACCTGCCCCACCATCTAAAGCCCAGGACTGGGCCCCTCTGCTCCCCTACCCCCAAAGTGAGCCAAAGAGCCCACACTCCAGCCTTATCTCCCTTGAAATGCCAGATTTCCCCCAAAGCTCCCTTCATCTTCCCCCCAAAACTTTCCTTAAACATCTATAACTTCCCAGATACCGTCCCCCTTGGTTCTCCCTTGAACCTCTTCCTCCTACTAACTTCCTCCCTGTgttggaagggggggggggggtgtagttCAAAATGGGGGAGGATTGgaaagaggggcaaagaggagcaactccggccccccccccccccgccccagcctcccTGGGACCCAAACACCCAGAGGAACGgtccggccccctccccccaccgtgcCGTGTCCTGGGCCGGGAAGGACGCGGAGCCGCAGTGCCGCATTCGCGCCAGGGGAGGGagcgaaggggggggggggacccggaGGCACCGCATAAAGTTTGGTCCTGAGAAGCGCTGAGTTGGCGAGAtttggggttgggtggggggaggtgaggaggaagaGGTTCCGAAGGGACTTGGCCCTAAATGATCCCTCAGGCCTCTGAGTGGCTTCCTCCCCCATGGCCTGGGGCGCCCTTCCCTCGTGAACCCATTGAAGGGTGCTGAAGTGAGACTAGGGGTCCGGGACAGGTacggggtgggagtgggggtggtcaCTCACTCCACAAATGGTTCTTGAGTGTAGGCGTGCCAAGCACTTTCCAGACTATTAGTGAGATCGCTTGAGAGAGTTGGGAGGGGAGGCCAATGCAAAGTGGAGGGTACGGCCCTACCTCATCCTCGCTCCCCTCCCCgtaatttctcctttccttcttacAGGGACTCCATGCCCTCCTACCCCTTCTGCTTTTGAACCACCTCGGTGCAAGGGGTTAAACCAGTCCCGGCGCTGTCCAGCCTCTACAGCTGCGCACTGCGGCGggtgcccaccctcccctccttgccctgGGAGGGAAAGAGTTAAACTCCTGGCCCTCGGTCTCCCGACGTGAAGCGGCGGCACTGCGGCTGCGCCCCTCTTGCTCTGCTCCGGCCCCTAAGGGGTTAAGACCGCTCTCGGCCGCGGCGGCTGCGCACTGCGGCGGGGGAGCTGGCCGCGGTGCTGGccgccgcgcgccccgccccccggcccggcCGGCCCGCCCCCACTGCGGTGCCGCAGCCTGCGCCGCGCACCCGGctcggagggggcgggggagcatCGGGCATGCGCTCTGCGGCGGCCTCTGGCCTCTTAAACCACTGCGGAGAAccgaggaggggggcggggcagagagggccAAGTTTGACCCCAGCCCACCTCAAGGTCCCGGGCCCTTCTGCGGCACCCTCTGGCTTGCCTCTCTGCTCTGCACTTCAGATTAAAGTTAAGCCCTCCCAATCCCGGACCCCGCCCCCTCAGCCCTGTGGAGGAAGGGGAGTTGCTGAGGGACCCTGCTGCTCTCCAGTCCACCCCAAAGTCTAGGGTCTTCTCTTCAGTCTGACCCTGAGCCCCCTTTTCTTCTTGAGTCCCTGATTAAAAGTCAAGCGACCCAGGCCCTCCTCTTCTGCGCATCTGACTAAAGCCCTCTCTTTGCCCTAACacccatccccttctctctccaagGTACTAACCTCACTCTTCTCTCTGCGTGTTTGATAAAGCCCACAGTCATCTCCAGGGGCCTGCTCCGTCCTCTTCCTTCTCTAAGATCTTGCCTGCACCCCTTCGGCTCCTCAAGGTTTTCTTCAAAATCCACACCAATGCGTGCAGGACTCGAGTCCTCCCCATCTTGAAATGACccatgtgccccccacccctggacTTCTGGCTAAAGCCTCATCACCTTTCTGGCCCTAGCTCCACCATCTCCCATCTCCCCCCACGTTCAGGCCCctgaccctccctctctctccagagCCTTAAACTCCAACCCTCCTTgcctctgcccttttctctttttgcacaCTTGACCCTTCACTTCTTCCCCCATTTATGGCCCTAACACCCCTCGGTGGTTCCATCCCTTTGCTGTCCTCTCTGGACACCCagctttctcccttctctgggtCCCGGGCATTGTGACCAAGGTCCTTAAACCCTGGCTTCTCTCTGAGGCATCGACCTTGCCCCCCACTAACTGATGCCTCCATACCCTAGCAGGAGCTCAGATTTTCTTACTGAGTTCCAGGTACTGGGCCAAGCCCTGTTTCTGGAGCCAGGACTTTTGTATACTCATCTAATGTAATCCTCAATAATCCTGTGAAAACCCTGAGGTGTAGAAAGCTTAATCTCCTTGCCCAAATTGGGCCATGGAAACGCTGGCTCCAAATGCAGGCTTTCATAACTTTCGTAACTGttttgggattctgcctccctgcCCGCTTTCTCCACTTCCCCTTCCCTTGGCTCCAAGCTGAGCTCCAAAGCCTCTGATACCCCGAGGGCGAGGGATCTTAGTCTCCCCGCCACTCCCCTCCCATCCTGAGATGGGACACCGGGTGTGGGGAAGTGGCCTGGGAGACAGAGTAGAGGACCGGAAATGGCCGTTTCCGCGAGAACAGTTGGTTGCCCGTCTGCCACCACTGCTGGGGCCAGCTCCTATCCCCAGCCGGGGAGAGCTGCCTCTgatcctttccctccccccttttcaAGCTTTACAGGGAAGAGCAGGCTGTGAtggaggtgtggggtggggactCCTGGATTTCCccggaggtgggggctggggaggggcggccACTGGGAGGGTCTCCTAGAGGTGGCTGGCTGACCAGATGCCTGGGTCACcttttgccctctctctcctgccctgcctcGCAGTATGTGGCCTTCGCCTCCCTCTTCTTCATTCTCATCTCCATAACCACCTTCTGCCTGGAGACCCACGAAGGCTTCATCCACATCAGCAACAAGACGGTGACGCAGGCCTCCCCCATCCCGGGGGCTCCGCCGGAGAACATCACCAATGTGGAGGTGGAGACGGAGCCCTTCCTGACGTACGTGGAGGGCGTGTGCGTGGTCTGGTTCACCTTCGAGTTCCTCATGCGCATCACCTTCTGCCCGGACAAGGTGGAATTTCTCAAGAGCAGCCTCAACATCATCGACTGCGTGGCCATCTTGCCCTTCTATCTCGAGGTGGGCCTCTCGGGCCTCAGCTCCAAGGCTGCCAAAGACGTGCTGGGCTTCCTGCGGGTCGTCCGCTTCGTCCGAATCCTGCGCATCTTCAAGCTCACGCGCCATTTTGTGGGGCTGCGCGTGCTGGGCCACACGCTCCGCGCCAGCACCAACGAGTTCCTGCTGCTCATCATCTTCCTGGCGCTGGGCGTGCTCATCTTCGCCACCATGATCTACTACGCGGAGCGCATCGGCGCCGACCCCGACGACATCCTGGGCTCCAACCACACCTACTTCAAGAACATCCCCATCGGCTTCTGGTGGGCCGTGGTCACCATGACGACCCTGGGCTACGGAGACATGTACCCCAAGACGTGGTCGGGGATGCTGGTCGGGGCACTGTGTGCCCTGGCGGGGGTGCTCACCATCGCCATGCCCGTGCCCGTCATCGTCAACAACTTTGGCATGTACTATTCGCTGGCCATGGCCAAACAGAAGCTGCCCAAGAAGAAGAACAAACACATCCCCCGGCCCCCGCAGCCCGGCTCCCCCAACTACTGCAAGCccgacccccctcccccgccgcccccgcaCCACCCCCACCACGGCAGCGGCGGTATCAGTCCTCCGCCACCCATCACCCCGCCCTCCGTGGGGGTGACTGTGGCCGGGGCCTACCCAGCGGGCCCCCACACGCACCCCGGGCTGCTCAGGGGAGGCGCGGGGGGGCTCGGGATCATGGGGCTGCCTCCTCTGCCGGCCCCCGGGGAGCCTTGCCCGTTGGCTCAGGAGGAAGTAATTGAGATCAACCGCGCAGGTGAGCAGGGGTGCATGAGGggcagacgggggtggggggaggaggccaCTGCTTCGGTTAAGAGACGGGCGGTCActacagaggggagagagaaaagcgaACAGCTACTGCTGAGGCCAACAAAGAGGCACGGAAACAGACCGATTCTGTGTGAAAGAGACGGTCTGGGGGAGAGCCAGACTCGCGGCCAGGACATTCGGGGGGTCCAGGGAGGCAGAGCGATGGGCCTACCGGGAGGGGGGACTCGGGCACAGGCACAGAGACTGGTCTAACATGTGAATCACCGGCCGACCGGAGACACGGCGTCTGAGTCTTCCGGTGGTGATGCGGGGAAAAGAGCCCGAAAGCGACAGAAAGCAAGCAGTTGTCCCcgagagcaggagagacagagagagagaggacagaggcgGAGGGCCAGTGGTAGAGAGTTCAGGTTCTAATGACAGCGAGGCCAAGAGAGGAGACAAGACTCAAAGACCAAGAagtaggtagaggccaggaaGACAGGCCCAGAGGGCGGGCCGGCCGTGTGACAGTGACTCGGGACCCAGGGCCCTTGGCTCCGGCTCAGTCCAAGAGACGCACAAGAGGTGAAGGGAAGGAGATGAGGGAGAAGAAAGTTGACCCGGTATGTCCCTCCCCCTAGGGGAGTCTGTGTCTCTGAAGGTTGGGGGCCAAGGTCCTGTGGTCCTGAGCAGGGAGAAGCCGGTGGGCCCCACCCCATGACTTAAGTAGGTCAAGAAAGGGAGCTGGGCCGCCCGGCCCTCATCTGGCTCCCTCGGCCGCTGACCCAGTTTCACACCAATTAAAAATAGCTCAAGTCAGAGCCTGGGggacccccacctcccgccctccctcctctGTCACCTTCCCAACCCTTCCCCGCTGTGCCCTTCCCAGCACCCAACACCCTCCCTAAACAGCTACCTCCCAGCCCCCTGAGGCCCCCCAGCCGTCCCTCCAAACCTACCCCAACCCATCTACCCGACCAACCCAACACGGCACCCCAGTCCCGCCCTACTCGGTTCACTTCAGCCGACCGCCCACCCGGCACTCTACCCCAGCCTCCTTCCAGGCACCCAGCTCGCTTCCCAACCACCCTCCAGATGCCCAGCACCCCACCCAGTCCTGCCCTTCCCAGCACCCAACACCTGGCCCGAGCAACACCTCCCGCCACACAGCACCCTCCATCCGCACCAACTCCTGACCGCCCTTCCGCATCCCTGCTGTCCTTCCCGGCACTcaacacctccccccaccccgtgaccTGTCCCCTAAACCCACCAGCCACACACGCCAGCACCCAGCTTCCGGTCTGCCCCTCCTGTCCCTTCCTTGAGACACCCTGCCCCTCAGTCGCCTACTTCCAGCACCCTCCTTGCTAATGGCACCCCCACCCTGAGTTCCTGCACCTCACTCTctcctttgtgtctctgtctgtccctccggCGCAGATCCCCGCCCCAATGGGGACCCTGCAGCAGCTGCGCTTGCCCACGAGGACTGCCCAGCCATCGACCAGCCCGCCATGTCCCCGGAAGACAAGAGCCCCATCACCCCTGGCAGCCGTGGCCGCTATAGCCGGGACCGAGCCTGCTTCCTCCTCACCGACTACGCTCCTTCCCCTGATGGCTCCATCCGGAAAGGTGAGGTGCCCTCCACTGGCCCCCTggagccctccctctctctctctctctctctccctccctcaggggagggagggagatgggggaggaggtgctggacttcccttcccccatcccctggcCCCAAATTCCCTTCCTCCCagatcccccgccccccaagttTCCTCACCACTGACCCTTCACCTGTCTTTATTCCAtctccatttccccccaccccaccccggacCCTCtggcctcttcccccacccccagccaccggtgctcccccactgccccccccagACTGGCGTAAGCCAGGCCCCCCAAGCTTCTTGCCCGACCTCAACGCCAACGCCGCAGCCTGGATATCCCCCTAGCGGACGAACCCCTTCCCCCCGGGGTAAGTAGCCCCCACTCTTTGATCCCCACCTTCTTCCTGACTAACCCCTCTGAGAACATGCATCCCCCACTGACCGAGACTCCTGTCCCCTCACTGTGAACAGCTCCATCCAATTAACCAGCAGCCACGACACTGACCCCACACCCACCCGCCCAGGACTTGCCCTGCCCCTCACTAACCCCCCAGAACTAACCCGACCCTCCCCACCGTGTGCCtgacctccctcccctgccctcacgaCTGacccccatcctcacccccattcgcatctctctccctgcctccccccccactGGGTTTTTTATTCAATTGAGAAAATGGGGTACACACCCAGGACACTTTGGGGTGCAAGATGGGATGGGGAAGACTCAGCCACTCGTCCAGTCGCTTGTGAATTGGCCAGCGCTTACCAAGGACCTGTGTGTCACCTGCGTGTCACCTGCGTGGTGCTAGGCACAGGGAATCAACAGGGaagaaccccctccccccaccacaccgCCCAAGGAGCTCCCAGTTTGCTGGGAGAGTCAGACACTGACCTAGAAAGCCACTATTTGGGGTGATATATGCACAAGGGGAGGTACCACAGGGACACGCAGTAAGAGGAACTCGCACGCTCCCCAGGACACGATGAAAACAACGGGGAAGGCTTCCCGAAGGAACTGAGGTCTGGAGGTGTCCTGACCTCAAGTGCAGAAGTGATCCCATGGGACACAGTGACCACAGGG is drawn from Felis catus isolate Fca126 chromosome E2, F.catus_Fca126_mat1.0, whole genome shotgun sequence and contains these coding sequences:
- the LOC102899949 gene encoding uncharacterized protein LOC102899949 isoform X2; protein product: MRNRAGLGVRKSRRKRRVGAGLVEGRVLPRPLGWPDTEQLGAGAGAGASASAPAAAGGGGACGSEGGGSGAAGFLPLHYPWPTASLCRCGGWTRGCVTAESCRSGACPADQGAARHGIQLPNQRFCRGSHLIKPSFPSSTCGSETTGPEAHGAHRVSWVRGGRLPDLAEKGGDSWRCGRRGPLQR
- the LOC102899949 gene encoding uncharacterized protein LOC102899949 isoform X1, which produces MRNRAGLGVRKSRRKRRVGAGLVEGRVLPRPLGWPDTEQLGAGAGAGASASAPAAAGGGGACGSEGGGSGAAGFLPLHYPWPTASLCRCGGWTRGCVTAESCRSGACPADQGAARHGIQLPNQRFCRGSHLIKPSFPSSTCGSETTGPEAHGAHRVSWVRGGRLPDLAEKGGDSWRCGRRGPLQSNLHAQRGAQTYNPEIKSHVLF
- the KCNC3 gene encoding LOW QUALITY PROTEIN: potassium voltage-gated channel subfamily C member 3 (The sequence of the model RefSeq protein was modified relative to this genomic sequence to represent the inferred CDS: deleted 1 base in 1 codon); this translates as MLSSVCVSSFRGRQGASKQQPAPPPQPPESPPPLPPPPSPPPLQQQQFAQPGSAASPAGPPAPRGPGGRRAEPCPGLPAAAMGRHGGGGGDSGKIVINVGGVRHETYRSTLRTLPGTRLAGLTEPEAAARFDYDPGADEFFFDRHPGVFAYVLNYYRTGKLHCPADVCGPLFEEELGFWGIDETDVEACCWMTYRQHRDAEEALDSFEAPDPAGAANAANAAGAHDAGLDDEAGAGGGGLDGAGGELKRLCFQDAGGGAGGPPGGAGGAGGTWWRRWQPRVWALFEDPYSSRAARYVAFASLFFILISITTFCLETHEGFIHISNKTVTQASPIPGAPPENITNVEVETEPFLTYVEGVCVVWFTFEFLMRITFCPDKVEFLKSSLNIIDCVAILPFYLEVGLSGLSSKAAKDVLGFLRVVRFVRILRIFKLTRHFVGLRVLGHTLRASTNEFLLLIIFLALGVLIFATMIYYAERIGADPDDILGSNHTYFKNIPIGFWWAVVTMTTLGYGDMYPKTWSGMLVGALCALAGVLTIAMPVPVIVNNFGMYYSLAMAKQKLPKKKNKHIPRPPQPGSPNYCKPDPPPPPPPHHPHHGSGGISPPPPITPPSVGVTVAGAYPAGPHTHPGLLRGGAGGLGIMGLPPLPAPGEPCPLAQEEVIEINRADPRPNGDPAAAALAHEDCPAIDQPAMSPEDKSPITPGSRGRYSRDRACFLLTDYAPSPDGSIRKATGAPPLPPQTGVSQAPQASCPTSTPTPQPGYPPSGRTPSPRGHDENNGEGFPKELRSGGVLTSSAEVIPWDTVTTGTGPNSAEETGDWQVDVSSCHRLRPRETLGPPLPLPPRLREIPQPEQHRGPERGVPAPRAPCHSPWLSQGRPPRSPNPALHPLTLPSPPWGDWG